One Buchnera aphidicola (Anoecia corni) genomic region harbors:
- a CDS encoding 2-oxoglutarate dehydrogenase E1 component: MILFKKTSWINSINQEFLENLYNEFINKKKSNILDFSFKSEFNELKNNLYNKKKIFKKNYIKDQKNKLKKLEFSNIKEKESTLKKILFCILDFFFQKHGHKFASINPLVLNIEKEDLVKYYITSFKKYLKYNYPTLQEKFIRLISENNIRHKLKIYENLYCKSIGFEFLHIDNNNKINWIKNYISHISIYSQITDKAKKSILRDLIKCEIFEKFLQNKFPGAKRFSLEGADVLIPMLSSVIKSAKDQKISKIVFGMAHRGRLNVLVNILKKPIINIFSEFFDSNKTSKNISGDVKYHLGHKLIKKVKENYDLELILQCNPSHLEVVNSVVLGVVRANLDKNKKKNSTKNILPILIHGDAAICGQGIVQEILNMSKTTGYNVNGSIHIVINNQIGFTTSNHMDLRSSKYCTDIAKMTQCPIFHVNADDPEAVIYVMQLALQFRNIFNSDVFIDLVCYRRNGHNEADDPYVTQPVLYTKIKNHPTVCSIFSSKLINKQVVTKEEADNEVEEYRNKIESEYFAYIQENKINKKDVFLEVKKSSKSIFEKKVIDADYLKKIANSAYSFPDKFNTHFLVNKIYSNRLKMVKEELKFDWGSAEVLAYATLIKSGISCRISGQDVSRGTFFHRHLKIHDQKNGSSFTPLMQMNSSSSFFDVIDSVLSEEAVLGFEYGYSISSPKTLTIWEAQFGDFANGAQVVIDQFIVSGEQKWNIKSNLVLFLPHGYEGQGPEHSSSRIERFLQLCAQDNIRVCIPSSASQIYHLIREQAFLTKKKPLIIITPKSLLRRQETYSSFNEICYQDFKKIVYSKSLLSSEELKRVIFCTGKIFYDLLQKIKEKNIVNICVINIEQLYPFPKKDIRQILNICHHIHDFVWCQEEPLNQGAWFFFQEKIKSLLPINSNFFCISRRKSASPAVGSFSCHKIEQENILQKAININ; this comes from the coding sequence ATGATTTTGTTTAAAAAAACATCTTGGATAAATTCTATTAATCAAGAGTTTTTAGAAAATTTGTATAATGAATTTATAAATAAAAAAAAAAGTAATATTTTAGATTTTTCTTTTAAATCCGAATTCAATGAATTAAAAAATAATTTATATAATAAAAAAAAAATATTTAAAAAAAATTATATAAAAGATCAAAAAAATAAATTAAAAAAATTAGAATTTTCTAATATTAAAGAAAAAGAATCAACTTTAAAAAAAATACTGTTTTGTATTTTAGATTTTTTTTTTCAAAAACATGGACATAAGTTTGCGTCTATTAATCCTTTAGTTTTGAATATAGAAAAAGAAGATTTAGTAAAATATTATATTACAAGTTTTAAAAAATATTTAAAATACAATTATCCGACGTTACAAGAAAAATTTATAAGATTAATTTCAGAAAATAATATAAGACATAAATTAAAAATTTATGAAAATTTATACTGTAAATCTATTGGATTTGAGTTTCTACATATTGACAATAATAATAAAATAAATTGGATTAAGAATTACATTTCACATATATCTATTTATTCACAAATAACAGATAAAGCGAAAAAATCTATATTAAGAGATTTAATTAAATGTGAAATTTTTGAAAAGTTTTTACAGAACAAATTTCCAGGAGCTAAACGATTTTCGTTAGAAGGAGCAGATGTTTTAATTCCAATGCTATCTTCAGTTATAAAATCTGCAAAAGATCAAAAAATATCAAAAATTGTATTTGGAATGGCTCATAGAGGAAGATTAAATGTTTTAGTGAATATATTAAAAAAACCAATAATAAATATATTTTCTGAATTTTTTGATTCTAATAAAACAAGTAAGAATATTTCTGGAGATGTTAAATACCATTTAGGACATAAATTAATTAAAAAAGTTAAAGAAAATTATGATCTTGAGTTAATTTTACAGTGTAATCCATCTCATTTAGAAGTTGTTAATTCTGTTGTATTAGGTGTTGTAAGAGCTAATTTAGACAAAAATAAAAAAAAAAATAGTACAAAAAACATACTACCTATATTGATTCATGGTGATGCAGCAATATGTGGTCAGGGAATTGTTCAAGAAATACTAAATATGTCTAAGACTACAGGATATAACGTTAATGGATCTATTCACATTGTCATAAACAATCAAATTGGTTTTACTACATCAAATCATATGGATCTTAGATCTAGTAAATATTGTACTGATATTGCTAAAATGACTCAATGTCCTATCTTTCATGTAAATGCAGATGACCCAGAAGCAGTTATATATGTAATGCAATTAGCATTACAATTTCGTAATATATTTAATTCAGATGTATTTATCGATTTAGTTTGTTATAGAAGAAATGGACATAATGAAGCAGACGATCCTTATGTAACTCAACCTGTTTTATATACAAAGATTAAAAATCATCCAACAGTGTGTTCTATTTTTTCTAGTAAGTTAATTAACAAACAAGTAGTAACTAAAGAAGAAGCAGATAATGAAGTAGAAGAATATCGTAATAAAATAGAAAGTGAATATTTTGCGTATATACAAGAAAATAAAATAAATAAAAAAGACGTTTTTTTAGAAGTAAAAAAAAGTAGTAAGAGTATTTTTGAAAAAAAAGTTATAGATGCTGATTATTTAAAAAAAATAGCAAATAGTGCCTATTCATTTCCTGATAAATTCAATACACATTTTTTAGTTAATAAAATTTACTCAAATAGATTAAAAATGGTAAAAGAAGAATTAAAGTTTGATTGGGGATCTGCAGAAGTTTTAGCGTACGCAACTTTAATAAAATCTGGGATTTCTTGTAGAATATCAGGACAAGATGTATCTCGTGGAACATTTTTTCATCGTCATTTAAAAATACATGATCAAAAAAATGGTTCTAGTTTTACACCTCTAATGCAGATGAATAGTTCTAGTTCTTTTTTCGATGTTATTGATTCAGTATTATCTGAAGAAGCAGTTCTTGGGTTTGAATATGGTTATTCTATTTCTTCTCCAAAAACTTTGACGATTTGGGAAGCTCAATTTGGAGATTTTGCTAATGGAGCTCAAGTAGTAATTGATCAGTTTATTGTTTCAGGAGAACAAAAATGGAATATAAAGTCCAATTTAGTTTTGTTTTTACCTCATGGATATGAAGGTCAAGGACCGGAACATTCTTCTTCTAGAATTGAAAGATTTTTACAGCTGTGTGCCCAGGATAATATACGTGTATGTATTCCATCTTCAGCTTCACAAATATATCATTTAATACGTGAGCAAGCTTTTTTAACGAAAAAAAAGCCATTAATTATTATCACACCAAAATCATTATTAAGACGTCAAGAAACATATTCTTCTTTTAATGAAATATGCTATCAAGATTTTAAAAAAATAGTTTATTCTAAATCACTTTTATCGAGTGAAGAACTAAAAAGAGTAATATTTTGTACTGGAAAAATTTTTTATGATCTTTTACAAAAGATAAAAGAGAAAAATATAGTTAATATATGTGTTATTAACATAGAACAGTTATATCCATTTCCCAAAAAAGATATTCGACAAATCTTAAACATATGTCATCATATTCATGATTTTGTATGGTGTCAAGAAGAACCCTTAAATCAAGGTGCTTGGTTTTTTTTTCAAGAAAAAATAAAATCTTTATTACCTATAAATTCAAATTTTTTTTGTATTTCGAGAAGAAAATCAGCTTCGCCAGCAGTAGGTAGTTTTTCTTGTCATAAAATAGAACAAGAAAATATTTTACAAAAAGCAATAAATATTAATTAA
- the gpmA gene encoding 2,3-diphosphoglycerate-dependent phosphoglycerate mutase, whose translation MSVNKVILIRHGQSKWNLLNKFTGWNDVELSELGKKEAVKAANLLKINKIDFNYSFTSMLTRSIHTLWIILKTLNKNWVTVNKDWRLNERHYGALQGLNKDETIKKYGKKKVHEWRRSYKISPPKIKNASCLFSGYDERYENIGLNNFPKGESLELTEKRVVKFWKETLLPKMKLQKKIIIVAHGNSLRALIKYLGKIDDALISRLDIPTGSPIIYEFNKNNVPVRYYFL comes from the coding sequence ATGTCAGTAAATAAAGTTATTTTAATTAGGCATGGACAAAGTAAATGGAATTTATTAAACAAGTTTACAGGATGGAATGATGTTGAATTATCTGAGTTAGGTAAAAAAGAAGCAGTAAAAGCTGCAAACTTATTAAAAATAAATAAAATTGATTTTAATTATTCATTTACTTCAATGTTAACAAGATCTATTCATACTTTATGGATTATTTTAAAAACATTGAATAAAAATTGGGTTACTGTAAATAAAGATTGGCGGTTAAACGAAAGGCATTATGGTGCCTTGCAAGGATTGAACAAAGATGAAACGATAAAAAAATATGGAAAAAAGAAAGTACATGAATGGAGAAGAAGCTATAAAATATCACCGCCTAAAATAAAAAATGCTAGTTGTTTGTTTTCTGGATATGATGAGCGTTATGAAAATATAGGATTAAACAATTTTCCTAAAGGGGAAAGTTTAGAGTTAACTGAGAAAAGAGTAGTTAAATTTTGGAAAGAAACATTGTTACCAAAAATGAAATTACAAAAAAAAATAATTATAGTAGCTCATGGTAACTCTTTAAGAGCGTTAATAAAATATTTAGGAAAAATTGATGATGCATTAATTAGTAGATTAGATATTCCAACTGGATCTCCTATTATTTATGAATTTAACAAAAACAATGTTCCAGTAAGATACTATTTTTTATAA
- the pfkA gene encoding 6-phosphofructokinase, whose translation MKKKIGILTSGGDAPGMNAAIRSIVRTGIMEGLELFGIYDGYLGLCKNRIVKLNSDSVSNMINRGGTFLGSARFPEFNLIKNRLIAINNIKKKGIDYLVIIGGDGSYVGAKKLTELGIPCLTIPGTIDNDVVGTDYAIGYLTALETVVEAIDRLRDTSSSHQRISIVEVMGRNCGDLTLAASIAGGCEFIALPEIKYVKEDLLNYIKNRLSKGKKHAIIAITEHICNVENLARYIEKNTKRETRATILGHIQRGGKPIAYDRILASRMGSYAIDLIIKGNVGKCIGIKNGKMVNNDISYALKNMKRSFKSDWFDLAKKLV comes from the coding sequence ATGAAAAAAAAAATAGGTATTTTAACAAGTGGTGGTGATGCACCAGGGATGAATGCTGCTATTCGAAGTATTGTAAGAACAGGTATAATGGAGGGATTAGAATTATTTGGGATATATGATGGTTATTTAGGTTTATGTAAAAATAGAATAGTTAAATTAAACAGTGATAGTGTATCAAATATGATTAATAGAGGAGGTACATTTTTAGGATCTGCTAGATTTCCAGAATTTAATTTAATAAAAAATAGATTGATTGCAATAAATAATATAAAAAAAAAAGGAATCGATTATTTAGTTATTATAGGAGGAGATGGATCTTATGTAGGAGCAAAAAAACTTACAGAATTAGGAATTCCATGCTTAACTATACCAGGAACCATTGATAATGATGTTGTAGGAACTGATTATGCAATTGGATATTTAACTGCATTAGAAACAGTGGTAGAAGCAATTGATAGGTTACGCGATACTTCTTCATCGCATCAGAGAATATCTATAGTAGAAGTAATGGGACGTAACTGCGGGGATTTAACTTTAGCTGCATCTATTGCGGGAGGTTGTGAGTTTATTGCATTACCAGAAATTAAATATGTTAAAGAAGATTTACTTAATTATATAAAAAATAGATTATCTAAAGGAAAAAAGCATGCAATTATAGCTATAACAGAACATATTTGTAATGTAGAAAATTTAGCTAGATATATAGAAAAAAATACTAAAAGAGAAACAAGAGCTACTATTTTAGGACATATTCAAAGAGGAGGTAAGCCTATAGCTTATGATAGAATTTTAGCATCTAGAATGGGTTCTTACGCTATAGATTTAATAATAAAAGGTAATGTTGGAAAATGTATTGGGATCAAAAATGGAAAAATGGTAAATAATGATATTAGTTACGCTTTAAAAAATATGAAACGGTCTTTTAAAAGTGATTGGTTTGATTTAGCTAAAAAATTGGTTTAG
- a CDS encoding Nif3-like dinuclear metal center hexameric protein translates to MNNIELESVVNAKLKVHLFKDYTFNGLQVEGKKKVNSVISGVSVCQELLEYSVKKKADAIIVHHGCFWNNDLHIIRGIQRKRLKKILSNDINLYAWHLPLDIHKTLGNNFHIGRKLKINYKDNITKYVSWGNVDQKITGIELFNKIKKTFFRTPFYFGETGSKYISKIAWCSGKGQSFIKQSGEFGVDAFITGEVSEETIHYAREYKLHFFSIGHYASERNGIKYLGKWLQRKYNLHVEFLDIYNPI, encoded by the coding sequence ATGAATAATATTGAATTAGAATCAGTAGTAAATGCTAAATTAAAAGTTCATTTATTTAAAGATTATACTTTTAATGGATTACAAGTTGAAGGAAAAAAAAAAGTTAATTCTGTTATTTCCGGAGTGTCTGTTTGTCAAGAATTATTGGAATATTCTGTAAAAAAGAAAGCTGATGCAATCATAGTACATCATGGCTGTTTTTGGAACAACGATTTGCATATTATTAGAGGAATACAGAGGAAAAGATTAAAGAAGATCTTAAGTAATGACATTAATTTATATGCGTGGCATTTACCTTTAGATATTCATAAAACATTAGGAAATAATTTTCATATTGGAAGAAAGTTAAAGATCAATTATAAGGATAATATAACAAAATATGTTTCATGGGGTAATGTTGATCAAAAAATAACAGGAATAGAATTATTTAATAAGATAAAAAAAACGTTTTTTAGAACACCTTTTTATTTTGGGGAAACAGGATCTAAATACATAAGTAAAATAGCTTGGTGTAGTGGAAAAGGTCAATCTTTTATTAAACAATCCGGGGAGTTTGGTGTAGATGCTTTTATTACTGGAGAAGTGTCGGAAGAAACTATTCACTATGCTAGAGAATATAAACTTCATTTTTTTTCTATTGGTCATTATGCTTCTGAAAGAAACGGTATAAAATATTTAGGTAAATGGTTACAAAGAAAATATAATTTGCATGTTGAGTTTTTAGATATCTATAATCCAATTTAA
- the tpiA gene encoding triose-phosphate isomerase, with product MKKNPTLPIIIGNWKLNGTKNKLNSFFKFIKEKSLKMKKNLTILALPTIYLNYAQELVSKLNINCKISAQNIDIHNYGAYTGETSVNMLSDINIQYTILGHAERRHYHSENNDIIAKKFILSKQKNITPILCLGENQLEKDYGKTEEIILNQLNAIANIDKKNKTIFNNSIIAYEPIWSIGSKKSANPDIIQKIHTFIKNYVIKIQDFNVNNFFTIYGGSVNEENISYFLKKKNIDGCLIGNASLNKTTFNKILVKSK from the coding sequence ATGAAAAAAAACCCCACATTACCTATAATTATAGGAAACTGGAAATTAAATGGAACAAAAAATAAGTTAAATTCGTTTTTTAAATTTATAAAAGAAAAATCATTAAAAATGAAAAAAAATTTAACTATATTAGCTCTTCCAACTATTTATTTAAATTATGCTCAAGAACTAGTGTCAAAATTAAATATTAACTGTAAAATATCAGCGCAAAATATAGATATTCATAACTATGGAGCGTATACTGGAGAAACATCAGTAAATATGTTATCTGACATTAATATACAATACACTATACTAGGACATGCAGAACGACGTCACTATCACTCAGAAAACAATGATATTATTGCAAAAAAATTTATTTTATCCAAACAAAAAAATATCACTCCTATTTTATGTCTTGGAGAAAATCAATTAGAAAAAGATTATGGAAAAACAGAAGAAATAATATTAAATCAATTAAATGCTATTGCTAATATAGATAAAAAAAACAAAACTATATTCAATAATTCTATTATTGCTTACGAACCCATTTGGTCAATTGGATCTAAAAAATCTGCTAATCCCGACATAATTCAAAAAATACATACTTTTATAAAAAACTACGTTATTAAAATTCAAGATTTTAATGTAAATAATTTTTTTACAATTTATGGAGGATCTGTTAACGAAGAAAATATAAGTTATTTTTTAAAAAAAAAAAATATAGATGGTTGTTTAATTGGAAATGCTTCTTTAAATAAAACTACATTTAATAAAATTTTAGTAAAATCTAAGTAA
- the sucB gene encoding dihydrolipoyllysine-residue succinyltransferase: MNEVDILAPEFPESVSNAQIISWHKNIREYVKRDDVLLDIETDKVILEVPALTDGILTSIIMKPGEVVYSKQILGKITLQKEEKLKKIVKEKNESVKKEKELEASPSVRKLIKQHGIDHTLIIATGKKGRLNRDDVLNIIKKDKVENSINCIRGEEENIKNKQSYEKRRAERIKMSPLKMKMSERLLFSQRNMVTSTTFNEVNMKNILNLREKYKYEFEEKHKTKLGLTSFFIKAVAESLKSFPVINSSIDQDSIIYYKYVDISVAVATKRGLITPVLKNVEEMSIVDIEKKIKNFILKGNTGKLSINDLTGGNFTISNGGVFGSLMSIPIINPPQTAILGMHNVIKRAMVVENSIIILPMMYISLSYDHRIIDGKTSIQFLSRLKEILEDFSRILLHV; this comes from the coding sequence ATGAATGAAGTAGATATATTAGCTCCAGAATTTCCAGAATCTGTATCTAATGCTCAAATTATTAGTTGGCATAAAAATATTAGAGAATATGTTAAACGAGACGATGTATTATTAGATATCGAAACAGACAAAGTAATATTAGAAGTACCTGCTTTAACAGATGGTATTTTGACATCTATAATAATGAAACCGGGAGAAGTTGTTTATTCAAAACAGATATTAGGAAAAATTACCTTACAAAAAGAAGAGAAATTAAAAAAAATTGTTAAAGAAAAAAATGAATCTGTAAAAAAGGAAAAAGAATTAGAAGCTTCTCCTTCAGTGAGAAAATTAATAAAGCAACATGGAATAGATCATACATTAATTATTGCTACTGGAAAAAAAGGACGGTTAAATCGAGATGATGTATTAAATATTATTAAAAAAGATAAAGTTGAAAACAGTATAAACTGTATAAGAGGAGAAGAAGAAAATATAAAAAATAAACAAAGTTACGAAAAAAGAAGAGCTGAAAGAATAAAAATGAGTCCTTTAAAAATGAAAATGTCAGAAAGATTGTTATTTTCACAAAGGAATATGGTGACTTCAACAACATTTAATGAAGTTAACATGAAAAACATATTAAATTTAAGGGAAAAATATAAATACGAGTTTGAAGAAAAACATAAAACAAAATTAGGACTAACATCTTTTTTTATTAAAGCAGTAGCAGAATCCTTAAAGTCGTTTCCAGTGATTAATTCTTCAATAGATCAAGATAGTATTATATATTATAAATATGTTGATATAAGTGTAGCTGTTGCGACAAAACGAGGTTTGATTACTCCTGTGTTGAAAAATGTAGAAGAAATGAGTATAGTTGATATAGAAAAAAAAATAAAAAACTTTATTTTAAAGGGGAATACTGGAAAGTTATCTATAAATGACTTAACTGGAGGGAATTTTACTATTAGTAATGGAGGTGTTTTTGGTTCTTTAATGTCTATTCCTATAATAAATCCACCTCAAACAGCTATTTTAGGAATGCATAATGTCATAAAACGAGCAATGGTAGTAGAAAATAGTATTATAATTCTTCCTATGATGTATATTTCGTTATCCTATGATCATAGAATAATAGATGGAAAAACCTCTATTCAATTTTTATCAAGATTGAAAGAAATATTAGAAGATTTTTCTAGAATTTTATTACATGTATAA